One part of the Janthinobacterium sp. 17J80-10 genome encodes these proteins:
- a CDS encoding type 1 glutamine amidotransferase: protein MQNPNDPPAAVTPDAVQDSERSHPARDLKSQSLAIPSYLKQDEAPWTLAWKIVAGRLRSASDQIGRRLMRRTLRIGVSARIFHPEEGAKGLRGKTLQYLEESIAQWVMSRDVLVFMIPTVNNAGLLHPSNIRLRDYAKHLDGLVLQGGADVSPQSYSQAATRPEWSGDRARDMYELELLHEFIEAGKPVLGICRGCQLINVAFGGTLFQDIATDVPTAIPHVHDAYDSHYHPIQFPQGSSLAQMFSGHADPLVNSIHHQAVNELGRDLAVEAVSGSDNIVEAIRYRKAPFVMGLQWHPEFHRIGTPGLLDCTPILDNFLRAARETRF from the coding sequence ATGCAAAATCCTAACGATCCCCCAGCCGCCGTAACCCCAGATGCAGTGCAGGATAGTGAGCGCTCGCATCCTGCACGAGACCTGAAAAGTCAATCTCTTGCCATTCCATCCTACCTGAAACAGGATGAGGCGCCATGGACGCTGGCCTGGAAAATCGTCGCGGGCCGCCTGCGCAGCGCTTCTGACCAGATCGGCCGCCGCCTGATGCGCCGGACCCTGCGCATTGGTGTTTCCGCCCGCATTTTTCATCCCGAAGAGGGGGCCAAGGGATTGCGCGGTAAAACCCTGCAGTACCTCGAAGAATCGATTGCCCAATGGGTCATGTCGCGCGATGTGCTGGTTTTCATGATTCCGACAGTAAATAATGCCGGTTTATTGCATCCGAGCAATATTCGTCTGCGTGACTACGCAAAGCACCTCGACGGACTGGTGTTGCAAGGCGGCGCCGATGTGTCGCCGCAGTCTTACAGCCAGGCCGCGACCCGGCCGGAATGGAGTGGCGACCGCGCCCGCGACATGTATGAACTGGAGTTGCTGCATGAATTCATTGAGGCAGGCAAGCCGGTCCTGGGTATCTGCCGAGGCTGTCAATTAATCAATGTCGCCTTTGGCGGCACGCTTTTCCAGGACATTGCCACAGACGTGCCCACCGCGATACCGCATGTGCACGATGCCTACGACAGCCATTACCATCCGATCCAGTTCCCGCAGGGCTCATCCCTGGCCCAAATGTTTTCCGGGCATGCCGATCCGCTGGTGAATTCAATCCACCACCAGGCGGTCAACGAACTGGGCCGCGATCTGGCTGTGGAAGCCGTCTCCGGCAGTGACAATATCGTCGAGGCGATTCGTTACCGCAAGGCTCCCTTTGTCATGGGATTGCAATGGCATCCGGAATTTCACCGCATCGGCACACCGGGCTTACTGGACTGCACGCCGATTCTCGACAACTTCCTGCGCGCTGCCCGCGAAACACGGTTCTGA
- a CDS encoding arsenate reductase family protein, with amino-acid sequence MITLFHNPRCSKSREALAILENFAQVQGISLEVVDYQKTPLSLVQLTELHAQLGGAVRDMVRTNEDEYAALKLADAGDAELLAALARHPRLLQRPIAAWRGRALVARPPEQLVPWLGDAI; translated from the coding sequence ATGATTACTCTTTTCCATAATCCGCGCTGCTCGAAGTCACGCGAAGCCCTGGCGATCCTTGAAAATTTTGCGCAGGTCCAAGGCATTTCCCTGGAAGTCGTCGATTACCAGAAAACGCCCTTGAGTCTGGTGCAGTTGACCGAATTGCACGCGCAACTCGGTGGCGCGGTGCGCGACATGGTCCGCACGAACGAAGATGAATACGCCGCACTCAAGCTCGCCGATGCCGGCGACGCCGAATTGCTGGCAGCCCTGGCCCGCCATCCGCGCTTGCTGCAGCGGCCAATCGCGGCCTGGCGCGGACGGGCGCTGGTGGCACGACCACCGGAGCAATTGGTTCCCTGGCTGGGCGACGCCATCTGA
- a CDS encoding tetratricopeptide repeat-containing response regulator, translated as MTDFSQLTALIIDPNQGMRANLHNMLNLCHLTKIEHAVSAGTAIRQLQGKAYDIIICEYDLGEGQDGQQLLEDLRHNNIISLWAIYFIVTAERAFTKVVSAAELGPTDYILKPFTADMLLDRITRALDKRAIFQPVHQLIAQSHLREAIETCIQGEASHPRYANDFLRLRAELHITQGEAQQAEAIYRQLIELRTVAWARLGLAKSLYQQERFSEAEGLLTALVEENSRYMDAYDWLAKTHERAGQLAQAQQVLQGAVAVSPHAVRRLRRLGEVALEAGDVTIAERSFQQVVSKARYSEFRDPEDHVKLVKTLVTKGDTQQAATVIRDLQKSLNGNDKMPACRALSSALLHETLGDAARAAQELEAAVAACRDQAGMSAEMKMVLANACLANNLEQGASDVLLDVMNNAANGAEMARAMSVFERHGRTDLAQKTAQESRRQVVELVNSGADKARQGDYKGAVESMQAAVQKLPDNPQVIFNAAVAILKYLENMGWERQMGERCRLLIDRARQLEPTNPRLAPLTELYRQITRKHGQG; from the coding sequence ATGACCGACTTTAGCCAACTTACTGCGTTGATAATCGATCCCAACCAGGGGATGCGCGCCAATTTGCACAACATGCTCAATTTGTGCCACCTGACCAAAATCGAACATGCCGTCAGCGCCGGCACGGCCATTCGCCAGTTGCAGGGGAAGGCTTACGACATCATCATCTGTGAATATGACCTGGGCGAAGGCCAGGATGGCCAGCAATTGCTGGAAGATTTGCGTCACAACAACATCATCAGTCTCTGGGCCATTTACTTCATCGTCACGGCCGAGCGGGCATTTACAAAAGTCGTGAGTGCGGCTGAATTGGGGCCGACCGATTACATACTCAAGCCCTTTACGGCCGACATGCTGCTCGACCGTATCACCCGCGCCCTCGACAAGCGTGCGATTTTTCAGCCGGTGCACCAGTTGATCGCGCAAAGCCACTTGCGCGAAGCGATCGAAACCTGCATTCAGGGCGAAGCCAGCCACCCACGCTATGCCAACGATTTCTTGCGCTTGCGTGCAGAATTGCACATAACGCAGGGTGAAGCGCAGCAAGCCGAAGCCATTTACCGGCAATTGATCGAGCTGCGCACGGTCGCCTGGGCTCGCCTGGGCCTGGCCAAATCGTTGTACCAGCAGGAGCGCTTCAGCGAAGCCGAAGGCCTCCTGACGGCGCTGGTCGAAGAAAACAGCCGCTACATGGATGCCTACGACTGGTTGGCCAAAACGCATGAACGGGCCGGACAACTTGCCCAGGCCCAGCAAGTCTTGCAAGGCGCCGTGGCGGTTTCGCCCCATGCCGTACGGCGCTTGCGCAGATTGGGTGAAGTGGCGCTGGAGGCCGGCGACGTCACGATTGCCGAGCGCTCCTTCCAGCAAGTCGTCAGCAAGGCACGTTATTCTGAATTCCGTGATCCGGAAGACCATGTGAAACTGGTCAAGACGCTCGTGACCAAGGGCGATACCCAGCAAGCGGCCACCGTCATCCGCGACTTGCAAAAGTCCCTGAATGGCAATGACAAGATGCCTGCCTGCCGGGCGCTTTCTTCTGCCTTGCTCCATGAAACCCTGGGCGATGCCGCGCGTGCGGCGCAGGAGCTGGAAGCAGCCGTGGCGGCCTGTCGCGACCAGGCCGGCATGTCGGCAGAGATGAAAATGGTGCTGGCCAATGCCTGCCTGGCCAATAATCTGGAGCAGGGCGCCAGCGATGTCTTGCTCGATGTGATGAACAATGCCGCCAACGGTGCGGAAATGGCCAGGGCCATGAGCGTATTCGAACGGCATGGCCGCACCGACCTGGCGCAAAAAACCGCCCAGGAAAGCCGGCGCCAGGTGGTGGAGTTGGTGAATTCAGGCGCTGACAAAGCCCGCCAGGGGGATTACAAGGGGGCCGTGGAATCAATGCAGGCAGCCGTGCAAAAACTGCCGGACAATCCCCAGGTCATCTTTAATGCCGCCGTGGCAATTCTGAAATATCTTGAAAATATGGGCTGGGAGCGCCAGATGGGCGAGCGCTGCCGGTTATTGATTGATCGTGCGCGCCAGCTTGAGCCCACCAATCCGCGCCTGGCGCCGCTAACCGAGTTGTACCGGCAAATAACCCGCAAGCACGGTCAGGGCTGA
- a CDS encoding DHA2 family efflux MFS transporter permease subunit — protein MPLTLEELRSRHGERYKWLVLITVLIGTTASIMSSTIVNVAIPDLSRHFALGQERVQWVATSFMLAMTLSMLLTPWMLQRFGLRHTYIGTILLLLVGGVVGAMSVNYAMLLSMRVLEGLASGILQPIPAIIIMRSFDAREQGKAMGIFGFGVVLAPAIAPAVGGILVEHFGWRSIFLVVVPFCLIVLALSRRYLAQNAPMMGSNKPLDWRGLLLMGVATVSLLNGLVALHSAALQGSALLLLGVVCLIGFVAYQRRAVEPLLSMKLFAYRQFASGALVAFIYGMSLFGSTYLLPVYMQSARHYAPSTAGLILLPAGIVLALVIPLGGRLADRIPANLLVSGGLALMALSFVLMALGTPTTHYLAIMAWVVIGRIGLGLVVPALSLGALRGIESDLIAQGASAMNFLRQLGGAIGVSVAGVVLQWRLAAHQASPDSQIRAFDETFIFVAAACIVAMVAAWGMKPRAIK, from the coding sequence ATGCCCCTTACCCTGGAAGAATTGCGCTCCCGCCATGGTGAACGCTATAAATGGCTGGTACTGATCACGGTATTGATCGGCACGACCGCATCGATCATGTCTTCCACCATCGTCAACGTCGCGATTCCCGACCTGAGCCGTCATTTCGCTCTTGGCCAGGAGCGTGTCCAGTGGGTTGCGACCAGTTTCATGCTGGCGATGACGCTGTCGATGCTGCTGACGCCGTGGATGCTGCAGCGGTTTGGCTTGCGTCACACCTATATTGGCACCATCTTGCTGTTGCTGGTTGGCGGCGTGGTTGGTGCCATGAGCGTCAATTACGCCATGTTGCTGTCGATGCGGGTGCTCGAAGGGCTGGCGTCCGGCATCCTGCAGCCAATTCCCGCGATCATCATCATGCGTTCCTTCGATGCACGCGAGCAGGGCAAGGCGATGGGGATCTTCGGCTTCGGCGTCGTCCTGGCGCCCGCCATCGCGCCCGCCGTCGGCGGCATCCTGGTCGAGCATTTTGGCTGGCGCTCGATTTTTTTGGTGGTGGTGCCGTTCTGCCTGATCGTACTGGCCTTGAGCCGGCGTTACCTGGCGCAGAATGCGCCGATGATGGGCAGTAACAAACCACTCGACTGGCGCGGCTTGCTGCTAATGGGCGTCGCCACTGTCAGCTTGCTCAACGGCTTGGTTGCCTTGCATAGCGCCGCCCTGCAAGGCAGTGCGCTCTTGTTGCTGGGTGTCGTTTGCCTGATTGGTTTCGTGGCGTATCAGCGCCGCGCCGTCGAACCGCTATTGAGCATGAAACTGTTTGCTTACCGGCAGTTTGCTAGCGGTGCCTTGGTGGCATTTATTTATGGCATGAGCCTGTTCGGCTCGACTTATCTTTTGCCGGTCTATATGCAATCTGCACGCCATTACGCGCCTTCCACTGCTGGCTTGATTTTATTGCCGGCAGGAATCGTCCTGGCGCTGGTCATCCCCTTGGGTGGCAGGCTGGCTGACCGCATCCCCGCCAATCTGCTGGTTTCAGGCGGATTGGCATTGATGGCGTTATCCTTTGTTTTGATGGCCTTAGGCACGCCGACGACCCATTACCTGGCCATCATGGCATGGGTCGTGATTGGCCGGATCGGCTTGGGGCTGGTCGTGCCTGCCCTGAGCCTGGGAGCGCTGCGCGGGATCGAATCCGACTTGATCGCGCAGGGCGCCAGTGCAATGAATTTTCTGCGCCAACTGGGCGGCGCCATTGGCGTCAGTGTTGCAGGCGTTGTTTTGCAGTGGCGGCTCGCGGCCCACCAGGCAAGTCCCGACTCCCAGATCCGCGCTTTCGACGAAACCTTCATCTTCGTCGCCGCCGCGTGTATTGTCGCGATGGTCGCTGCCTGGGGCATGAAGCCTCGTGCGATCAAATAA
- a CDS encoding DUF2905 domain-containing protein: MIRWLAVIFIALMIFAALLPWLEKLGVGRVPGDVHLRLFGRVVSLPFGSALLWYFVTLIVAKLL; this comes from the coding sequence ATGATCCGCTGGCTGGCCGTCATTTTCATCGCGTTGATGATTTTTGCCGCGCTGTTGCCGTGGCTGGAAAAGCTCGGCGTCGGCCGCGTGCCTGGCGACGTCCACCTGCGCCTGTTTGGGCGTGTGGTTTCGCTGCCTTTCGGTTCCGCTCTGCTGTGGTATTTTGTGACACTGATCGTTGCCAAACTGCTCTGA
- a CDS encoding class I SAM-dependent methyltransferase, producing MQLNLPEPSADALYASRSLQTLIANDIRHNSGWISFSRFMELALYAPGLGYYSGGAAKLGKDGDFTTAPEITPLFGATLAQVAAGLMAQSAPQIIEFGAGSGKLARDVLTELATMGVPVHRYAIVEVSGELRARQKETLRGFPQVTWLEHFPAAFSGVVLGNEVLDAMPVHLVVKTEQGWKERGIGLADKRFVYRDRACTPALVAQIPDAERLPVGYFTEVHPVSTAFMRSLADMLVAGYDQNGHGGAAILVDYGFPAAEYYLGQRARGTLMCHYRHHAHDDPFFHPGLQDITAHVDFSAMARAAVDGGLDLLGYASQAAFLLDAGIGDILLRTPPTDNLRYLPQANALQKLTSPAEMGELFKVLVVGTHVQLPEKFARNDRSYKL from the coding sequence ATGCAATTGAACCTGCCTGAACCATCCGCCGACGCCCTGTATGCGTCCCGCTCCCTGCAAACCCTGATCGCCAACGATATCCGCCACAATTCGGGGTGGATTTCCTTCTCGCGTTTCATGGAACTGGCGCTCTATGCGCCGGGGCTGGGATATTACAGCGGTGGCGCTGCGAAACTCGGCAAAGACGGGGATTTTACAACCGCGCCGGAAATCACGCCGCTTTTTGGCGCAACCCTGGCCCAGGTGGCCGCCGGCCTGATGGCGCAAAGCGCGCCGCAAATCATCGAATTTGGCGCTGGCAGCGGCAAGCTTGCGCGTGACGTCCTGACCGAACTGGCCACCATGGGCGTGCCCGTGCACCGCTATGCCATCGTCGAAGTGTCCGGCGAACTGCGGGCGCGGCAAAAGGAAACCCTGCGCGGCTTTCCCCAGGTGACCTGGCTCGAGCATTTCCCTGCCGCTTTTTCCGGCGTCGTGCTGGGCAATGAAGTGCTCGACGCCATGCCGGTGCACCTGGTGGTCAAGACCGAGCAGGGCTGGAAGGAGCGCGGCATCGGCCTGGCCGACAAGCGCTTCGTCTATCGCGACCGTGCCTGTACGCCGGCGCTGGTGGCGCAAATTCCCGATGCCGAGCGTCTGCCAGTCGGCTATTTCACCGAAGTGCATCCAGTCTCGACGGCCTTCATGCGCTCGCTGGCCGACATGCTGGTGGCCGGCTATGACCAGAATGGCCACGGCGGCGCTGCCATCCTGGTCGATTACGGTTTCCCGGCAGCCGAGTACTACCTCGGACAGCGTGCCCGGGGCACCCTGATGTGCCATTACCGCCACCACGCCCACGACGACCCGTTCTTTCATCCGGGCCTGCAGGACATCACGGCCCACGTTGATTTCAGCGCCATGGCCCGCGCTGCGGTGGATGGCGGCCTCGACTTGCTCGGCTATGCCAGCCAGGCTGCCTTCCTGCTCGATGCCGGTATAGGCGATATCCTGCTGCGCACGCCGCCGACGGACAACCTGCGTTACCTGCCGCAAGCCAACGCCCTGCAAAAGCTCACGTCGCCTGCCGAAATGGGCGAGTTGTTCAAGGTCCTGGTGGTCGGCACGCATGTGCAATTGCCCGAGAAATTCGCCCGCAATGACCGCAGTTACAAACTGTAA
- a CDS encoding SDR family oxidoreductase, which translates to MTANRQKVALVTGGAKRIGRTIALALARQGWDIAVHYGQSGNDAAEVVRAIESIGQRAVALQCDLADEAAVRELLPRAAAVLGTVTCVVNNASRFDYDDAAGFTYARLDAHMHANLAAPVLLARALYDATPAGAQAVAINLLDQKLYNLNPDFLSYTLSKAGLQTATTVLAQALAPKVRVVGVAPGISLVSGEQTEEGFAKAHQATPLGKSSTPDDIAAAVCFVAGAPAMTGTTLLVDGGQHLIPLQRDVMFIAK; encoded by the coding sequence ATGACAGCAAATCGACAAAAAGTTGCATTGGTGACAGGCGGCGCCAAGCGGATTGGCCGCACCATTGCGCTCGCACTGGCCCGGCAGGGCTGGGATATCGCGGTGCATTATGGTCAATCCGGCAACGACGCGGCCGAAGTGGTGCGTGCCATCGAATCCATCGGCCAGCGCGCCGTGGCGCTGCAATGCGACCTGGCCGATGAGGCCGCAGTGCGGGAATTGCTGCCGCGTGCGGCGGCAGTGCTGGGTACGGTGACCTGCGTTGTCAACAATGCATCCCGGTTCGATTATGACGATGCAGCCGGCTTTACGTATGCACGGCTGGATGCGCACATGCATGCCAACCTGGCAGCGCCGGTGCTGCTGGCGCGCGCACTGTACGATGCCACGCCGGCCGGTGCGCAAGCGGTGGCAATCAACCTGCTCGACCAGAAGCTGTATAACCTGAACCCGGACTTCTTGTCGTATACCTTGTCCAAGGCCGGGCTGCAGACTGCCACGACCGTGCTGGCGCAGGCGCTGGCGCCGAAGGTGCGCGTGGTTGGCGTGGCGCCGGGCATCAGCCTGGTGTCGGGCGAGCAGACCGAGGAAGGCTTTGCCAAGGCCCACCAGGCCACCCCGCTGGGCAAGTCTAGTACGCCCGACGATATTGCCGCGGCAGTATGCTTCGTTGCCGGGGCGCCGGCCATGACAGGCACGACCCTGCTGGTCGATGGCGGCCAGCACCTGATTCCCCTTCAACGCGATGTGATGTTCATCGCAAAATAA
- a CDS encoding dihydroneopterin aldolase translates to MLATLFHPGLTDCRRLFLRNYEVQINIGVHDFEKKGEQRVLINVDLFIPLALSTPKADQLEEVVDYDFMRSSIARRMAEGHIHLQETLCDDVARAMLAHPKVRAVRVSTEKPDVYPDCDSVGVEVFHVKEL, encoded by the coding sequence ATGCTCGCCACCCTCTTCCATCCGGGACTCACCGATTGCCGTCGCCTGTTCCTGCGCAACTATGAAGTGCAGATTAATATCGGCGTGCACGATTTCGAAAAGAAAGGCGAGCAGCGCGTTCTGATCAACGTCGACCTGTTCATCCCGCTGGCGCTGTCGACGCCGAAAGCCGACCAGCTCGAAGAAGTGGTGGACTACGATTTCATGCGCAGCAGCATCGCCCGCCGCATGGCCGAGGGCCATATCCATTTACAGGAAACCCTGTGCGACGATGTGGCGCGGGCCATGCTGGCGCACCCCAAGGTGCGGGCAGTGCGGGTGTCGACGGAAAAGCCGGATGTCTACCCGGACTGCGATTCGGTCGGGGTCGAAGTGTTTCATGTCAAGGAGCTGTAA
- the ttcA gene encoding tRNA 2-thiocytidine(32) synthetase TtcA has translation MEAAITPASLQDSPAQADLKKAEKSAYENNKLHKRLCRQVGQAIGDFNMIEDGDKVMVCLSGGKDSYALLDILLTLRERAPINFEIVAVNLDQKQPNFPAHVLPEYLEKLGVPFHIENQDTYSIVKRVIPEGKTTCSLCSRLRRGILYRVADELGATKIALGHHRDDILETFFLNMFFGAKIKGMPAKLQSDDGKHIVIRPMAYVKESDTERYAAVKQFPIIPCDLCGSQENLQRKQIKGLMREWEKKFPGRVENIFSALSTVVPSHLMDRSRFDFAGLTATGVADPDGDIAFDEEPCATPAASAVIRLHADD, from the coding sequence ATGGAAGCCGCAATCACGCCCGCATCCCTGCAGGATAGCCCGGCACAGGCCGACCTGAAGAAGGCCGAGAAGTCCGCCTACGAAAACAACAAGCTGCACAAGCGCCTGTGCCGCCAAGTCGGCCAGGCCATCGGCGACTTCAACATGATCGAGGATGGCGACAAGGTGATGGTTTGCCTGTCGGGGGGCAAGGATAGCTATGCGCTGCTGGATATCCTGCTGACGCTACGCGAACGCGCGCCGATCAATTTCGAGATCGTCGCCGTCAACCTCGACCAGAAGCAGCCGAATTTCCCGGCGCACGTGTTGCCGGAGTATCTGGAAAAGCTCGGGGTGCCGTTCCACATCGAGAACCAGGATACCTACAGCATCGTCAAGCGCGTCATCCCCGAGGGCAAGACGACCTGCTCGCTGTGCTCGCGCCTGCGCCGCGGCATCCTGTACCGGGTGGCCGACGAACTGGGCGCAACCAAGATCGCGCTGGGCCACCACCGCGACGACATCCTTGAAACTTTTTTCCTGAACATGTTCTTCGGCGCCAAGATCAAGGGCATGCCGGCCAAGCTGCAATCCGACGATGGCAAGCACATCGTGATCCGGCCGATGGCATATGTGAAGGAAAGCGATACCGAGCGCTATGCCGCGGTCAAGCAATTCCCGATCATTCCGTGCGACTTGTGCGGCAGCCAGGAAAACCTGCAACGCAAGCAGATCAAGGGATTGATGCGCGAATGGGAAAAGAAATTCCCGGGACGGGTGGAGAATATCTTCTCGGCCCTGTCGACCGTGGTGCCATCGCACCTGATGGACCGCTCGCGCTTCGACTTTGCCGGACTGACCGCAACAGGCGTGGCGGACCCGGATGGTGATATCGCCTTCGACGAGGAACCTTGCGCTACGCCTGCGGCATCCGCCGTCATCCGCCTGCACGCGGACGATTGA
- the glmU gene encoding bifunctional UDP-N-acetylglucosamine diphosphorylase/glucosamine-1-phosphate N-acetyltransferase GlmU — protein sequence MNVVILAAGMGKRMQSALPKVLHPLAGKPLLAHVIDTARALSPSRLCVVYGHGGDAVPVALKADDTTFAKQEPQLGTGHAVMQAIPQLDDSVPTLVLYGDVPLTTADTLKRLLDAAGSDKLAILTVVLEDATGYGRIVREHGEIVKIVEQKDANDTERAIREVNSGILVAPTAALKRWLATLSNNNAQGEYYLTDIVARAVADGMPVRSAQPVAVWETLGVNSKVQLAELERIHQQDIAGRLLEQGVTLADPARLDVRGALTCGRDVTIDVNCIFEGKVTIEDGATIGAHCVIRNATIGKGAQIKPFCHIEEAVVGAESQIGPYARLRPGTELGEDVHIGNFVEVKNSQIAAHSKANHLAYVGDATVGSRVNIGAGTITCNYDGANKHRTVIEDDAFIGSDTQLVAPVRVGKGATLGAGTTLTKDAPEGKLTVSRARQVSIDNWQRPVKLKK from the coding sequence ATGAATGTTGTCATCCTCGCTGCCGGCATGGGCAAACGCATGCAATCGGCACTGCCCAAAGTCCTCCACCCGCTGGCCGGAAAACCTCTGCTGGCGCACGTAATCGATACCGCGCGCGCGCTGTCGCCGTCACGGCTGTGCGTGGTATATGGCCATGGCGGCGACGCCGTGCCGGTGGCATTGAAGGCCGATGACACGACGTTTGCCAAACAGGAGCCGCAACTGGGCACCGGCCATGCGGTGATGCAGGCGATCCCGCAACTGGATGATTCCGTGCCGACCCTGGTGCTGTACGGCGACGTGCCGCTGACCACGGCCGACACCCTGAAGCGCCTGCTGGATGCCGCCGGCAGCGACAAGCTGGCGATCCTGACGGTGGTGCTGGAAGACGCTACCGGCTATGGACGCATCGTGCGCGAGCATGGCGAGATCGTGAAGATCGTCGAACAGAAGGATGCCAATGACACCGAACGGGCGATCCGCGAAGTCAACAGCGGCATCCTGGTGGCGCCAACGGCTGCGCTCAAGCGCTGGCTGGCGACGCTGTCGAACAACAATGCCCAGGGCGAGTACTACCTGACCGATATCGTCGCCCGCGCCGTCGCCGACGGCATGCCGGTGCGCTCGGCGCAGCCGGTCGCGGTCTGGGAAACCCTGGGCGTCAACAGCAAGGTGCAACTGGCCGAGCTCGAACGTATCCACCAGCAGGATATCGCCGGCCGCCTGCTGGAACAGGGCGTGACCCTGGCCGACCCGGCGCGCCTCGATGTGCGCGGCGCGCTGACCTGCGGGCGCGATGTCACCATCGACGTCAACTGCATCTTCGAGGGCAAGGTAACCATCGAGGATGGCGCGACCATCGGCGCGCATTGCGTGATCCGCAATGCGACCATCGGGAAAGGCGCGCAGATCAAGCCGTTCTGCCATATCGAGGAAGCGGTCGTCGGGGCAGAGTCGCAGATTGGCCCGTATGCGCGCCTGCGCCCCGGCACCGAGCTGGGCGAGGATGTCCACATCGGCAACTTCGTCGAGGTCAAGAACAGCCAGATCGCCGCCCACAGCAAGGCCAACCACCTGGCCTATGTCGGCGACGCCACGGTCGGCTCGCGCGTCAATATCGGCGCCGGCACCATCACCTGCAACTACGATGGCGCCAACAAGCACCGCACCGTGATCGAGGATGACGCCTTCATCGGCAGCGACACGCAACTGGTGGCGCCGGTACGCGTTGGCAAGGGCGCGACCCTCGGCGCCGGCACCACGCTCACCAAGGACGCGCCGGAAGGCAAGCTGACCGTGTCACGCGCCAGGCAAGTCTCCATCGACAACTGGCAGCGCCCGGTCAAGCTCAAGAAATAA